From Alteromonas sp. RKMC-009, one genomic window encodes:
- a CDS encoding MauE/DoxX family redox-associated membrane protein: protein MAKVAQLYRMVTDEHICPFGLRSKDLLEREGFHIEDHKLTSREETDKFKQKHDVKTTPQTFIDGQRIGGYDDLQAYFGKGDTPQSGTTYTPVLVIFAVALLLAFAVQSLLMTHFFSVRTLMLFIAFSMTLLAVQKLRDLFSFTNSFITYDLLAMKHLRYAYLYPFLEAFAGIGMIAMLPVWLIAPISLFIGSVGAVSVYKAVYVDKRELKCACVGGDSNVPLGFVSLSENLFMIFGALLMILL, encoded by the coding sequence ATGGCAAAAGTTGCACAGCTCTATCGCATGGTTACAGATGAACATATTTGTCCCTTCGGCCTGCGCTCAAAAGATTTACTTGAGCGGGAAGGGTTTCACATTGAAGACCACAAACTGACCTCGCGGGAAGAAACCGATAAATTTAAGCAGAAGCATGATGTAAAAACCACGCCGCAAACCTTCATCGATGGTCAGCGTATTGGCGGCTATGATGATTTGCAGGCATACTTCGGCAAAGGCGACACACCGCAATCCGGTACAACCTACACACCGGTTCTGGTGATTTTTGCTGTTGCATTATTACTGGCTTTCGCCGTACAGAGCCTGCTGATGACACACTTTTTCAGCGTTCGTACACTTATGCTGTTTATTGCCTTTTCCATGACCTTACTGGCGGTACAGAAGTTACGGGACCTCTTCAGCTTTACTAACTCATTTATCACCTATGATTTACTGGCGATGAAGCACTTACGCTACGCCTACCTCTACCCCTTTCTGGAAGCTTTCGCCGGCATAGGCATGATTGCGATGTTGCCCGTGTGGCTGATTGCCCCCATCTCACTTTTCATAGGGTCGGTTGGCGCGGTTTCAGTTTATAAAGCCGTTTACGTGGACAAGCGTGAATTGAAATGCGCTTGTGTTGGCGGTGACAGCAATGTGCCCTTAGGCTTTGTATCCTTGTCTGAAAATCTGTTCATGATTTTCGGTGCACTGTTGATGATTTTACTCTGA
- a CDS encoding TonB-dependent receptor: MHTVTERAFKRSLIALTVSSVLPLTAHAAVNWDEQELIEVTGQTPLSAYSDDNSQVNATLGSKDINLANGGSLARLLDSELLSVSINDVTNNPFQPDVQYRGFTASPLLGLPQGLSVYLNGTRFNEPFGDTVNWDLVPMTALDNVSIVSGANPLFGQNTLGGALSLRSKTGFSFTDNKLTLQGGNFGQKGATVESGGNNGEWGYYVNASFYEEDGWRDFSPSEVKQLFGTLSRQTKDSRTLLTLSLADNDLIGNGAIPVDLIPHEGRDAIYTRPDQTMTNLTFVSLNHEWDLSDSVELAVNVYYRENEIETYNGDDSDYEECETEFGETLCEEGDEDDDDDDEAEEDAVDDDDDDEEGDTPVQFVGYLPEVPLEDISDTDPDELDGTANTSLTQNRSYGASFELSGTKAGDKIHNWVFGGGIDRANIDFNSRTEFAILANDTAEDTRGVAGIGVYDAGSEVFLRTDVTHYHLLLSDTITLSDEWQVWFSGRFNRSEIKMMDQIETGEGSLNGDHTFNRFNPSVGVQYHRDALTLTASYSQSSRTPSPAELSCADEDDPCKLPNGFVADPPLEQVVTDTLELRLAWAEDNLELAGAVYHSDSEDDIIFQQAGDRPSVGYFVNVDNTRRQGAEVAGRYHFDTLSMGASASYLKATFESEFTSFSPQNPLGGNRQVQAGDRIPGQPAFQTGFDADWQAMENLTLSATVNYTGGQYFRGDEANENRKLGGYTLVDVSASWQLSEALELGLRVDNVFDKEFETFGTYGEADEVLEGIYDDVESTEFVGVGQPRTFSAFASWVF, translated from the coding sequence ATGCATACCGTGACTGAAAGAGCCTTTAAACGAAGCCTCATCGCACTGACCGTAAGCTCAGTTCTGCCCCTGACAGCACACGCGGCGGTAAACTGGGACGAGCAGGAATTGATCGAGGTAACGGGACAAACCCCGTTGTCCGCGTACAGCGACGATAACTCTCAGGTGAATGCTACCCTGGGGTCAAAAGATATTAATCTTGCCAACGGTGGATCACTGGCCAGGTTACTGGACAGCGAATTGCTGTCGGTATCGATTAATGATGTGACGAACAATCCTTTTCAGCCTGATGTTCAATATCGTGGTTTTACCGCTTCGCCTTTACTGGGGCTACCTCAGGGCCTGTCGGTGTATCTGAATGGTACCCGCTTTAACGAGCCTTTTGGTGATACGGTAAACTGGGATCTGGTCCCCATGACTGCGCTGGACAACGTGAGTATTGTGAGCGGTGCTAACCCGCTGTTCGGCCAGAACACGCTGGGGGGCGCATTGTCCCTGCGAAGTAAAACCGGCTTCAGCTTTACAGACAACAAACTCACCTTACAGGGCGGTAATTTCGGCCAGAAAGGCGCTACCGTTGAAAGTGGCGGCAATAATGGTGAGTGGGGCTATTACGTCAATGCCAGCTTCTATGAAGAAGATGGCTGGCGTGATTTCTCCCCCAGCGAAGTAAAGCAATTATTTGGTACGCTGAGCCGTCAGACCAAAGACAGCCGGACACTATTAACATTGTCTCTTGCCGACAACGACCTGATTGGTAACGGAGCGATCCCGGTAGATCTCATTCCTCATGAAGGCCGCGACGCCATTTACACCCGCCCTGACCAGACAATGACTAACCTGACCTTTGTCAGTCTGAATCACGAATGGGATCTCAGCGATTCCGTTGAGCTTGCCGTTAACGTTTATTACCGTGAAAACGAAATTGAAACCTACAACGGTGATGACAGTGATTATGAAGAGTGTGAAACCGAATTTGGCGAAACGCTCTGCGAGGAAGGTGACGAAGACGACGATGATGATGACGAGGCAGAAGAGGACGCCGTCGACGACGATGACGATGATGAAGAAGGTGATACGCCGGTTCAGTTCGTTGGTTATCTGCCGGAAGTGCCTCTGGAAGACATCAGCGATACAGACCCTGATGAACTGGACGGCACAGCCAATACATCTCTCACTCAAAATCGCAGTTACGGTGCCAGTTTTGAGCTGAGTGGCACCAAAGCCGGCGATAAGATTCACAACTGGGTGTTCGGTGGGGGTATCGACAGAGCAAACATTGATTTTAACAGCCGTACTGAGTTTGCCATTCTGGCCAATGACACCGCAGAGGATACCCGTGGCGTAGCAGGTATCGGTGTTTATGATGCCGGTTCTGAGGTTTTCCTGAGAACTGATGTCACCCACTATCATCTGCTGTTAAGCGATACCATTACCCTGTCTGATGAATGGCAAGTTTGGTTTTCCGGTCGCTTCAACCGCTCTGAAATAAAGATGATGGATCAAATTGAAACCGGCGAAGGCTCACTGAACGGCGACCATACGTTTAACCGGTTTAATCCTTCCGTTGGCGTGCAGTACCACCGGGATGCCCTCACACTGACAGCCAGCTACAGTCAGTCATCACGTACGCCAAGCCCGGCAGAACTGTCCTGCGCGGACGAAGACGATCCCTGTAAACTGCCTAACGGCTTTGTGGCCGATCCACCACTGGAACAGGTTGTCACAGATACTCTGGAACTGCGCCTGGCATGGGCTGAAGACAACCTGGAACTGGCCGGTGCGGTTTACCACAGCGACTCTGAAGACGATATTATTTTCCAGCAAGCCGGTGACCGCCCTTCCGTGGGTTACTTTGTGAATGTGGACAATACCCGTCGTCAGGGTGCCGAAGTGGCAGGCCGCTATCACTTTGACACGCTTTCTATGGGCGCCAGCGCAAGCTACCTGAAAGCCACTTTCGAGTCTGAGTTTACTTCTTTCAGTCCGCAAAACCCGCTGGGCGGCAATCGTCAGGTTCAGGCCGGTGACCGTATCCCGGGCCAGCCAGCTTTCCAGACAGGATTTGATGCAGACTGGCAGGCAATGGAAAACCTTACCCTGAGCGCTACCGTTAACTACACCGGCGGACAATACTTCCGCGGCGATGAAGCTAACGAAAACCGTAAACTGGGCGGATACACGCTGGTTGATGTATCAGCTTCCTGGCAATTGTCAGAGGCGCTGGAACTGGGCCTCCGCGTAGACAACGTGTTCGATAAAGAGTTTGAAACCTTCGGGACCTATGGCGAAGCCGATGAAGTGCTTGAAGGCATTTATGACGATGTGGAATCCACAGAATTCGTTGGCGTCGGACAACCCCGTACATTCTCAGCTTTCGCCAGTTGGGTATTCTGA
- a CDS encoding siderophore-interacting protein, which produces MEKRQPRQPACLTVKDNIAVTPHMRRITVTGDALKAYPDIDTTAYVKLLFDFDGNPLSVPPASLQDAQLRTYTIRQLDRSNGTMDIDMALHGEGVASGPASHWAKSAAPGDQICVGGPGSSKGLADSFDWVLFAGDMTSLPAISTYLEKLGPQTQGYAVIKVTTADDIQPLEKPAGVNVIWVTGANSLADEVASLSWLPGTPAAWVACEFSDMRGLRQLLAKERRIPHDQLYISSYWREGRSEDQHKVDKRKDMEEYEAGA; this is translated from the coding sequence ATGGAAAAAAGACAGCCAAGACAACCCGCCTGTCTCACAGTAAAAGACAATATTGCAGTTACTCCTCATATGCGCCGTATCACCGTGACCGGCGATGCCCTGAAAGCTTATCCCGATATCGATACAACGGCATACGTTAAGTTACTTTTTGATTTTGATGGTAATCCTTTGTCAGTGCCACCGGCATCCTTACAAGATGCGCAGCTTCGCACGTATACCATCCGTCAATTGGATCGCAGCAACGGCACCATGGATATCGACATGGCGCTGCATGGTGAAGGTGTGGCAAGTGGTCCGGCTTCACACTGGGCCAAAAGCGCAGCACCCGGTGATCAAATTTGTGTGGGCGGGCCGGGCAGTTCCAAAGGTCTGGCAGACAGCTTCGACTGGGTATTGTTCGCCGGCGATATGACATCCCTCCCGGCCATTTCTACCTATCTGGAAAAACTGGGGCCGCAAACACAGGGCTATGCCGTCATCAAGGTTACCACCGCAGATGATATCCAGCCTCTGGAGAAACCTGCCGGCGTAAACGTGATTTGGGTAACCGGTGCTAACAGTCTTGCAGATGAAGTGGCATCACTGAGCTGGCTTCCGGGTACACCGGCAGCATGGGTAGCCTGTGAGTTCTCAGATATGCGGGGGCTGCGCCAGTTGCTGGCAAAAGAAAGGCGTATCCCCCACGACCAGCTGTATATCAGCAGTTACTGGCGTGAAGGCCGGTCTGAAGACCAGCATAAGGTGGATAAGCGTAAAGATATGGAAGAATACGAAGCCGGCGCCTAG
- the arfB gene encoding alternative ribosome rescue aminoacyl-tRNA hydrolase ArfB → MLEITPSLRIDEAEMDMTAIRAQGAGGQNVNKVSSAIHLRFDVNASSLPDNIKSRLLSVADTRLTSDGVFVIKAQNFRTQEQNRQDAQARLIEWIAQATKVQKKRRPTRIGKGVKQRRENSKKQQSERKQMRKKVDF, encoded by the coding sequence ATGCTGGAAATCACACCGTCCCTGCGTATTGATGAAGCCGAAATGGATATGACGGCTATCCGCGCGCAGGGCGCCGGAGGACAGAACGTCAATAAGGTGAGCAGTGCCATCCATTTACGTTTCGATGTGAATGCCTCCTCGCTGCCGGACAATATAAAGTCCCGTTTGTTGTCGGTGGCCGACACCCGGCTGACATCTGACGGCGTGTTTGTGATTAAGGCACAAAACTTCCGCACTCAGGAGCAAAACCGGCAGGATGCACAGGCACGTCTGATTGAGTGGATTGCTCAGGCGACGAAAGTACAGAAGAAGCGCAGACCGACACGCATCGGTAAAGGCGTTAAACAGCGCCGTGAAAACTCTAAGAAACAACAAAGTGAGCGTAAACAGATGCGCAAAAAAGTGGACTTCTGA
- a CDS encoding CBS domain-containing protein, whose protein sequence is MHVLPLFKTENVDKLAWPAAQNRLTLQSPASAVFTDFKEHVPLVIDYDAKATELEHLMKQSHVKMKIVLDKNDQFAGIVTLADLTEQRIMQKVALGTSRSDLIAADFMQPKSALQSFDYEQIQQATVEDIIETLKDNGQQHCLVIDRKEHVIRGIISVSDIARELRLPLDIQAQPSFSALSSVIAA, encoded by the coding sequence ATGCACGTATTACCCTTATTCAAAACCGAAAATGTCGATAAACTCGCCTGGCCAGCAGCGCAAAACCGTTTGACCCTGCAGTCGCCTGCGAGTGCTGTTTTTACTGATTTCAAAGAGCACGTTCCGCTGGTAATCGATTACGATGCTAAAGCGACGGAACTGGAGCATCTGATGAAACAGTCTCATGTGAAAATGAAAATTGTGCTGGATAAGAACGACCAGTTCGCGGGTATCGTGACACTGGCTGACCTTACCGAGCAGCGTATCATGCAGAAAGTTGCCCTGGGCACGTCCCGCAGCGATCTTATCGCGGCGGACTTTATGCAGCCGAAGTCAGCCTTGCAGTCATTCGATTACGAACAGATCCAGCAGGCGACAGTGGAAGATATTATTGAAACACTGAAAGACAACGGCCAGCAGCATTGTCTGGTAATTGACCGCAAGGAACACGTGATTCGTGGCATTATAAGTGTGAGTGATATTGCCAGAGAATTACGCCTTCCCCTTGATATACAAGCACAACCGTCATTTTCGGCGCTTTCCAGCGTCATTGCAGCCTGA
- a CDS encoding ATP-binding protein → MNINKCEDEKIHLIESVQSFGYLLAVDPVSCQVKVTSENLSDILATPVLPGQSCFTEIVEMPDNGQEILSSLYEQARSTDRRHSYEWTFKNKIYKDGEWHQLVNSVIYASGELLVVELEPSPVLAGSVSSKWTPTDTDIRPLLPSLFDLPTVEAVADKIASAMREFIGFDRVVVYKFDKDYAGEVIGEDCHEDLVPFKGLKFPASDIPSQARALYVKNMVRCVYDTDETPVKLIPSLSESERSPLDLSLSMIRGVSTVHLQYMRNMGIRASFSVSLIYENKLWGMIACHHREPKYVEQRRRLICESLSQVFTYQMHGKSIEVKRNSYQTRQQHLNRIINTLTNKSNPLDGIKEVQTALLNTMRVCGVAVVTPNSHYLIGRTPSFETVSHLFHNYAKDSNGESKTTALTRISDDIIANFKLNGVRGLFISPVSSRHGYYTMWFREPVDTTIRWAGKAASESDVNKSLTPRDSFDTYIESVVDQSKDWSTDDTLLIESFEQLFIPYALGMKSSLDSQVAKLEELDKAKDQFLASISHELRTPLNSIMGWTDLALMDTSNHERLVEALNVVKRASSTQADLINDILDMSRIISGTMKLSVQSVSVSEAVQDVAKQFEAGFAAKNIKLSGYYQDEHTTILADKVRIKQVVHNLLSNALKFTPKGGCVTISGAREHSNYKLFVRDTGKGLSEEQQAHVFERFYQGRASHNKQGLGLGLSIVKSIVEMHGGDIWVSSDGEGMGTTFYVTIPIAPVASPLPKTQSTDVVEGSAAHSDRLSGLRILVAEDEEDARKFLRLFLESHGAQITLAKNGLVAWRILNETPRAFNLLLSDIGMPELDGIGYITKIRGSEHKEIREFNAVALTAYAYTADRVKALKAGFSNYVSKPVDAEELLTVLEMYKPEGE, encoded by the coding sequence ATGAATATTAATAAATGTGAAGATGAAAAGATTCACCTTATTGAATCTGTTCAATCCTTTGGATACCTGCTAGCAGTTGACCCTGTCTCCTGTCAGGTGAAAGTGACCAGTGAGAATTTATCTGACATTCTCGCGACTCCGGTTTTGCCGGGTCAGTCATGCTTCACAGAAATAGTAGAAATGCCGGACAACGGTCAGGAAATCTTGTCTTCCCTGTATGAGCAGGCCAGAAGCACAGACCGGCGTCACAGTTATGAGTGGACCTTTAAAAATAAAATCTACAAAGACGGGGAATGGCATCAACTGGTAAACAGTGTCATCTACGCAAGCGGTGAACTGCTGGTCGTGGAGTTAGAGCCGTCACCGGTTCTGGCAGGCAGTGTATCATCTAAGTGGACGCCTACAGATACGGATATCCGGCCGTTATTGCCCAGCTTATTTGATTTGCCAACGGTTGAAGCGGTGGCAGACAAGATCGCATCGGCGATGAGAGAATTCATCGGCTTCGATCGGGTGGTGGTGTACAAGTTCGATAAAGACTATGCCGGTGAAGTTATCGGTGAGGACTGCCATGAAGATTTAGTGCCGTTCAAGGGGCTGAAGTTTCCCGCATCAGATATTCCTTCTCAGGCTCGCGCCCTTTACGTAAAAAACATGGTGCGCTGCGTCTATGATACCGATGAGACGCCCGTTAAGCTGATCCCGTCACTGAGTGAAAGTGAACGCAGCCCTTTGGATTTATCGCTATCCATGATTCGGGGTGTGTCGACGGTGCACTTGCAGTATATGCGCAATATGGGGATCCGCGCTTCGTTCTCAGTGTCCCTTATCTACGAAAACAAATTATGGGGCATGATTGCCTGCCACCATCGTGAACCCAAGTATGTTGAGCAACGCCGGCGGTTAATTTGTGAAAGCTTAAGTCAGGTATTTACCTATCAAATGCACGGCAAGAGTATTGAGGTGAAACGAAACTCTTATCAGACCCGCCAGCAGCACCTTAACCGTATCATCAATACGCTGACAAATAAGAGTAACCCTCTGGATGGCATAAAAGAGGTGCAGACGGCACTGCTAAATACCATGCGGGTATGTGGTGTTGCCGTTGTAACGCCCAATTCACACTATCTGATTGGCAGAACACCAAGCTTTGAAACGGTGTCTCACCTGTTTCACAATTATGCCAAAGACAGCAACGGTGAGTCCAAAACCACTGCACTGACCCGTATCAGCGATGACATCATTGCCAACTTTAAATTAAACGGGGTCAGAGGCCTGTTCATTTCTCCCGTGTCCAGTCGTCACGGGTATTACACCATGTGGTTCAGGGAACCGGTGGATACCACAATCCGCTGGGCGGGCAAAGCTGCCAGCGAGTCTGATGTGAACAAGTCACTCACTCCGAGGGACTCATTCGATACCTATATTGAGTCAGTCGTGGACCAATCTAAAGACTGGTCGACGGATGACACATTACTCATTGAGAGCTTTGAGCAACTCTTTATCCCTTATGCACTGGGCATGAAAAGTTCACTCGACAGCCAGGTAGCAAAACTGGAAGAACTGGATAAAGCCAAAGACCAGTTCCTGGCCAGTATTTCCCATGAACTGCGTACGCCGCTTAATTCGATAATGGGCTGGACAGATTTAGCCCTGATGGACACATCCAATCATGAAAGGCTGGTGGAAGCACTTAATGTTGTAAAGCGGGCATCCAGTACACAGGCAGACTTGATCAACGATATTCTGGATATGTCGCGGATTATATCCGGCACGATGAAGCTGAGTGTGCAGTCCGTTTCAGTGAGTGAAGCGGTACAGGACGTGGCGAAACAGTTCGAAGCCGGTTTTGCAGCCAAGAATATTAAGCTGAGCGGTTATTATCAGGACGAACACACTACCATTCTGGCGGATAAAGTGCGCATAAAGCAGGTGGTGCATAATCTGTTATCTAATGCCCTGAAATTCACGCCCAAGGGGGGATGTGTCACTATCAGCGGTGCCAGAGAGCATTCCAATTACAAGCTTTTCGTCCGCGATACGGGGAAAGGATTGTCTGAGGAACAGCAAGCGCACGTTTTCGAGCGGTTCTACCAGGGCAGAGCATCTCACAATAAGCAAGGCCTGGGCCTCGGTTTGTCCATAGTGAAAAGCATCGTAGAAATGCACGGTGGTGATATATGGGTCAGTAGCGACGGCGAAGGTATGGGGACTACGTTTTATGTCACTATTCCAATCGCGCCGGTTGCCAGTCCGCTGCCGAAAACCCAATCAACTGATGTAGTAGAAGGCAGTGCGGCGCACAGTGACAGGCTCAGCGGACTGCGAATTCTGGTGGCTGAGGATGAAGAAGACGCCAGAAAATTCCTGCGTCTGTTCCTCGAAAGTCATGGTGCACAAATCACGCTGGCCAAAAATGGTCTGGTTGCCTGGCGCATTCTCAACGAAACACCACGGGCGTTTAATTTGCTGTTGTCAGATATTGGCATGCCGGAGCTGGATGGTATTGGTTATATCACCAAAATCCGGGGCAGTGAGCATAAGGAAATCAGAGAGTTCAACGCCGTTGCGCTTACCGCTTATGCTTACACCGCAGACAGAGTTAAAGCGCTGAAAGCCGGATTTTCAAATTATGTCTCTAAACCTGTGGATGCAGAAGAGCTGCTGACCGTACTGGAAATGTATAAACCTGAAGGTGAATAA
- a CDS encoding BON domain-containing protein, giving the protein MKRIIPALTMTVMTVFSTPLLAEGISASPTQSATDDAIAGKVEAALLFSGQFDTMDIRTDVSKGQVILTGKVNSEVNRELAQEVAASLDGVVSVENKLDVVKPALLEGDLVTLLHGVRDAQMVSLIRTQLLLESGLSGDDIDVHALRGIVTLTGKVESLTERDLIIAIAKNTDDVVDVKSELSVDS; this is encoded by the coding sequence ATGAAACGGATAATTCCCGCTTTGACAATGACAGTCATGACTGTGTTCTCAACGCCACTTCTTGCTGAAGGGATTTCAGCCTCGCCAACGCAATCTGCGACGGATGATGCAATTGCAGGCAAGGTAGAAGCGGCACTCTTGTTTAGTGGTCAATTCGATACGATGGATATTCGCACGGATGTGAGCAAGGGACAGGTTATTTTAACCGGCAAAGTTAACAGTGAAGTTAACAGGGAACTCGCACAGGAAGTTGCGGCGTCACTGGATGGCGTAGTATCAGTTGAAAACAAGTTGGATGTTGTAAAGCCTGCATTACTGGAGGGAGACCTTGTCACCTTGCTCCATGGAGTCAGGGATGCGCAAATGGTGTCGTTGATACGCACACAACTTTTGCTGGAATCCGGACTGTCAGGCGACGACATTGATGTCCATGCTTTACGAGGGATTGTAACCCTTACCGGCAAGGTTGAATCGCTCACAGAGCGCGATTTGATCATAGCCATTGCAAAGAACACTGATGACGTTGTTGACGTTAAAAGTGAACTGTCTGTTGACAGTTAA
- a CDS encoding DUF2608 domain-containing protein — protein MLKQRIYSSLIPLIVAATLSACSATPPPPVTGSATITETAHFAEVNLAVETLNARYGAANVLIVSDIDNTLLTSASDLGGDIWYQWQRGKLDVKPTLAQKVSCLFEDTIGMLYELNPMTVTDPLVPEIVASWQLAGNTVMALTSRDPRYRSATERELKSNGIELGQSALTLENGVMPEYRHQMDRELTYSQGVMMTTGMDKGKMLHWILDKTGRHFDAVIFIDDSRKNIDNMYTAWKDGNTDMDIFYYTSVEDARIARHGTVLTQAQADKMAADYDKLNKTLLDVFPGRSDGLCLTVN, from the coding sequence ATGTTGAAGCAACGGATTTACTCATCATTAATACCACTGATCGTGGCGGCAACCTTATCAGCCTGCAGTGCCACACCACCGCCCCCGGTAACCGGCTCCGCGACCATTACGGAAACAGCACATTTCGCTGAAGTGAACCTGGCTGTAGAAACCCTGAATGCCCGTTACGGTGCAGCGAATGTACTGATTGTGTCGGATATTGATAATACCCTGCTGACCAGCGCCTCCGACCTGGGTGGCGATATCTGGTATCAGTGGCAACGGGGAAAGCTGGATGTAAAACCCACCCTGGCTCAGAAAGTATCGTGTTTGTTTGAAGATACCATCGGCATGTTATATGAACTCAACCCGATGACAGTCACCGACCCGCTGGTACCCGAAATTGTGGCCAGCTGGCAGCTTGCGGGCAATACGGTGATGGCACTGACATCGCGGGATCCCCGCTACCGCTCAGCGACCGAACGGGAACTCAAAAGTAACGGCATCGAACTTGGTCAGTCTGCCCTGACGCTGGAAAACGGCGTCATGCCGGAATACCGCCACCAGATGGACCGGGAGCTGACTTACAGTCAGGGCGTAATGATGACCACCGGCATGGATAAAGGCAAAATGCTGCACTGGATCCTGGATAAAACCGGCAGACATTTCGATGCCGTGATTTTCATTGACGATTCACGCAAGAATATCGACAACATGTATACCGCCTGGAAAGACGGCAACACAGACATGGATATTTTTTATTACACCAGCGTTGAAGATGCCAGAATTGCCCGTCACGGTACCGTACTCACACAAGCGCAGGCGGATAAAATGGCTGCAGACTACGACAAGCTGAATAAAACCCTGCTGGACGTGTTCCCGGGCCGTTCAGATGGTCTGTGTCTCACGGTGAACTGA
- a CDS encoding DUF7218 family protein: protein MTKNHGSQIKDDEQYEALRDKGFSKEKAARISNAQANDSLHPSEKGGTSKKYEDRTKKDLYGQAKKIGISGRSRMSKAELIDALRKH, encoded by the coding sequence ATGACAAAAAATCACGGTAGCCAGATTAAAGACGACGAACAGTACGAAGCGCTTAGGGATAAAGGCTTCAGCAAAGAAAAGGCTGCAAGAATTTCTAATGCACAGGCCAATGACAGCCTGCATCCGTCTGAGAAAGGTGGCACAAGTAAAAAATATGAAGACCGGACGAAGAAAGACCTGTACGGGCAGGCTAAAAAAATTGGAATCAGTGGCCGCTCCCGGATGAGTAAAGCAGAACTTATAGACGCTCTGCGCAAACATTAG